One Chitinivibrionales bacterium genomic window, TAGGTGTTGTGGACCATGGTGACATTCACGTTTGTCACGGAGCGGTTATAGCTGAAAACTCCCTCCCGCCAATACCCGCCAACAAACCCGGTGCCGGTGTAACCGAACCCGTAGCTGATGCCGCCGTAGAAACCGACGTGACGGGCCCAATAACCCTCGTGCCAGAGGTACACGCCGTCGGACCATCCCCAATACCCGGGCGTCCAGAGCAGGCCGGGCCGCGGGGCCATGACCCACGTTCCGGGAACCCAGTAGTAGCCGTCCGGACCGTATGCCCAATAGCCGGGCATCCACAGATAACCCGGACCCGGGCAAACCGGCTGGGAATAGACGGGAAGCGGCGGCGGTCCCACACGGATGGAAACGTCCACCGCGATGGCGGCCGCACAGAGGGAGGCTGCGCAAAGCACGAGGCCAGAAACAAGTGCCGTACGAAAAACGGTTGTGGTACGCATAGGCATGTCCTTTTTTCAAAAGGTTTTTATGATACGTTCACGAACGTTCAGAAAAGAAAACGGACGCCGAGCCCCACCGACGATACCGACATCTCGAAGCTCGCGTCCTTGCGTTCAACGAGCGGCAGCGAGGTGATATACCCCGTGTTCGTGCTCACCGAGCGCTGGTCGATCGCCTTGGAATCGGGATAGAAGATCCCGTTGATGCCGAAGTTTGCAAACAGAGAAAAATGGTTGTCGAACGCGAATCCGGGTTCGAGTCCCACGAAGAAGAACGGGACGATCACCGAATAGGGTTCCGTTATGGTGTAGGTCACATAATTTTTTGCCGGCGGGGCGGGGTACACGCGCGTCGTGTCTTTGAGCTGTACGGCGTCGTACCATTTTTGATAGGCGATGCCGCCGTTGGCCATCACGCCGAGATACGATTTCCATGATGCGGGTGTGAATTTCCAGAACAATCCGAGCTGTCCGCTCACCTCGGAGATGCCCGGGTCCTTCGGCGTGAGCGAGGCGGTATCCGCGTTGGTTGCCGTATTCAAGCCGAAACCGATGGCGCCGTCAATGGCAAGCATCGGCATTACAAAAAGGCGTGCGCCGAGCATGCCGGTATTCCGGAGTCCCTTGGCGTTGTAACTGGAGTTGTTCAGGGTCGTCAACGCATTGGTGGTTACGTTGATGCCGACGCGGACCGGGCTTGTCGAATCCTGCGCCGTCGCGCATAATGCACACAGGCCGATGAAAAGAGCGATACATTTATTGCGCATACCTGCGCCTCCGGATGGTGAAAGGTAAATCGACGCCGCATGCGGGCCTAAGTTTACCGAATGCGGATAAACTCTGTGCTCCCATTAATCGGCAAACGACATGCCAAGGAAAATTCGGGAAAAAAAGGCAAAAAACGAA contains:
- a CDS encoding YXWGXW repeat-containing protein; translation: MRTTTVFRTALVSGLVLCAASLCAAAIAVDVSIRVGPPPLPVYSQPVCPGPGYLWMPGYWAYGPDGYYWVPGTWVMAPRPGLLWTPGYWGWSDGVYLWHEGYWARHVGFYGGISYGFGYTGTGFVGGYWREGVFSYNRSVTNVNVTMVHNTYTKVVDKNVTVNRVSFNGGTAGTHARPNAAELAAARERHVPPTVQQTRHCSDARGDRTLLASENHGQPPAPSLAKHAAWGPGGERGRIAASEREDLDERDGHQKFRQEPRARRR